A genome region from Anaerobacillus alkaliphilus includes the following:
- the aroC gene encoding chorismate synthase: protein MRYLTAGESHGPQLTTIIEGVPAHLALETSDIDVDLARRQKGHGRGRRMQIEKDQVKIVSGVRHGKTTGAPITLIVENDDWKHWTKIMGIEPLDESMSEDEVKRKITRPRPGHADLVGALKYNHRDMRNVLERSSARETTVRVAAGAVAKKLLATFGIKVASHVLEIGGVKAENVHYQSIEELQEKTENSPVRCLDLEAEQKMMNAIDQAKQDGDSIGGVVEVVIEGVPAGLGSYVQYDKKLDAKITAAVMGINAFKGVEIGIGFEAARKPGSQVHDEIIWDEKTGYSRKSNNLGGFEGGMTTGMPIIVRGVMKPIPTLYKPLQSVDIDTKEPFEASIERSDSCAVPAAAVVAEATVAWEVAVALLDKFGKDFIDEIAGNIERYQERVRDF from the coding sequence ATGAGATATTTAACTGCAGGTGAGTCACACGGACCACAATTAACGACGATTATAGAAGGGGTTCCTGCCCACTTAGCATTAGAAACTAGTGATATTGATGTTGACCTTGCTAGAAGGCAAAAAGGGCACGGCCGTGGTAGAAGGATGCAAATTGAAAAAGACCAAGTGAAGATTGTCAGCGGAGTAAGACATGGGAAAACAACAGGCGCACCAATTACGCTAATTGTAGAAAATGATGATTGGAAGCACTGGACAAAAATTATGGGGATTGAACCATTAGATGAATCGATGAGTGAGGATGAAGTTAAGCGAAAGATTACTCGTCCACGCCCGGGTCATGCAGACTTAGTAGGAGCATTAAAATACAATCATCGTGATATGCGGAATGTATTAGAAAGATCATCAGCACGTGAGACGACAGTTAGGGTTGCTGCAGGTGCTGTTGCCAAAAAACTATTAGCAACGTTTGGTATTAAAGTTGCTAGTCATGTCTTAGAAATAGGTGGCGTTAAAGCAGAAAATGTTCATTATCAGTCGATAGAAGAACTGCAAGAAAAAACGGAAAACTCACCAGTTCGCTGTCTCGACCTAGAGGCTGAGCAGAAGATGATGAATGCGATTGATCAAGCTAAGCAAGACGGCGACTCTATCGGTGGTGTTGTCGAAGTTGTTATCGAAGGTGTCCCTGCCGGGTTAGGTAGCTATGTTCAGTACGACAAAAAGTTAGACGCTAAAATTACTGCGGCTGTGATGGGAATTAATGCTTTTAAAGGTGTGGAAATTGGGATTGGGTTCGAAGCCGCAAGAAAGCCGGGAAGCCAAGTTCATGACGAAATCATCTGGGATGAAAAGACTGGGTACAGTCGTAAGTCAAATAATCTGGGTGGCTTTGAAGGTGGTATGACGACAGGTATGCCAATTATCGTTCGGGGCGTGATGAAGCCAATACCAACTCTTTATAAACCGTTACAAAGTGTTGATATTGATACGAAAGAACCGTTTGAAGCTAGTATCGAACGTTCTGACAGCTGTGCGGTTCCAGCAGCTGCAGTTGTTGCTGAAGCTA